In Peromyscus maniculatus bairdii isolate BWxNUB_F1_BW_parent chromosome 9, HU_Pman_BW_mat_3.1, whole genome shotgun sequence, one genomic interval encodes:
- the LOC143267240 gene encoding disks large homolog 5-like, with the protein MEHQQVMSDLQNFENENWEASQKLSELTKEKVFLCDLQSRLLMEQSQLKKKLDMLRQEKENLLEDWVLLKQHLGDLQVLSKDQEESSDLQNQQQEEQQRMEERLQSLLKQRELVTQQKILALKLQHHLTVSQMRPRLKLGSEKLQHELEQSTAQDENLLTTELLQQEH; encoded by the exons ATGGAACATCAGCAGGTCATGTCAGACCTGCAGAATTTCGAGAATGAGAATTGGGAGGCCTCACAGAAGCTCAGTGAGCTGACCAAAGAGAAAGTCTTCCTTTG TGATCTGCAGAGCCGGCTCCTGATGGAGCAGAGTCAGCTCAAAAAGAAATTGGATatgctgaggcaagagaaggAGAACCTACTGGAGGATTGGGTCCTGCTGAAGCAACACTTGGGTGACTTGCAAGTGCTCAGTAAGGATCAAGAAGAGAGCAGTGACCTCCAGAACCAGCAACAGGAG GAGCAgcaaagaatggaagagagactccAGAGCTTGCTGAAGCAGAGGGAGCTGGTCACACAGCAGAAAATCCTGGCAttaaagctgcagcatcatttGACTGTCTCCCAGATGAGACCCAGGCTGAAGTTGGG GTCAGAAAAACTCCAACATGAGCTGGAACAATCCACAGCTCAGGATGAGAACCTCCTGAccacagagctgctgcagcaggagcactaA